One Campylobacter concisus DNA segment encodes these proteins:
- a CDS encoding FtsX-like permease family protein produces MRSLKNHLGFILPLIALLFSVQFSLTADKIVRDYERLMGNDYNIVIVSSKELSDAILKPVVSNLSSLEPLSPQKIIDRLSNDISAKNLSILQNALPKFYSLKLSEFPTPQYMDDLKQKLLKFDGITKVETFSKTHDKVFKMLNLAKSISYAFMAILCVVGLMLMLKQAKIWLFEHRERIEIMTLFGAPFWLKSAMLYKSAMVDSLVATTAVGVFFFFLPSIEIFRENAASIDVVLPSLDPSRDIFILFGVAMFLSIFAVSLVMSKARKSTI; encoded by the coding sequence ATGAGATCGCTTAAAAATCATCTTGGATTCATCCTGCCGCTAATCGCGCTTTTGTTCTCCGTGCAGTTTAGCTTAACTGCCGATAAGATTGTGAGAGATTATGAAAGGCTCATGGGAAACGACTATAACATCGTCATAGTTTCAAGTAAAGAGCTTAGTGATGCTATTTTAAAGCCAGTGGTTAGCAATCTATCTAGCCTCGAGCCACTAAGCCCGCAAAAGATCATCGACCGCCTCTCAAATGATATCTCGGCTAAAAATTTATCCATACTGCAAAATGCACTACCTAAATTTTACTCACTAAAACTTAGCGAATTTCCGACACCGCAGTACATGGATGATCTAAAGCAAAAGCTTTTAAAATTTGATGGTATCACAAAGGTCGAGACATTTTCAAAGACTCACGATAAAGTCTTTAAGATGCTAAATTTAGCAAAAAGCATATCGTATGCTTTTATGGCAATACTTTGTGTTGTTGGGCTTATGCTTATGCTAAAGCAGGCTAAAATTTGGCTATTTGAGCATAGGGAGCGCATCGAGATTATGACGCTTTTTGGAGCACCATTTTGGCTAAAATCAGCCATGCTTTACAAATCAGCTATGGTTGATAGCCTAGTTGCGACCACTGCAGTTGGTGTATTTTTCTTTTTCTTGCCCAGCATTGAAATTTTTAGAGAAAATGCCGCAAGCATCGATGTAGTTTTGCCTAGCCTTGATCCTTCAAGGGATATTTTTATTTTATTTGGCGTGGCTATGTTTTTAAGCATTTTTGCTGTTAGTTTGGTGATGAGCAAGGCTAGAAAAAGCACGATATGA
- a CDS encoding murein hydrolase activator EnvC family protein, protein MRKGIFIFLLAFSLAFASNTKEKIKDSKNSLRSSQAMSEQLSKKLDDLAGDIVNGEKKLRGISGDITNLKGQISVLETNASKALIELDDLTKQNKELERTQKELEQNMIRIIAEDLSFDLLMSATEGKQSEESIISSQILTKLNAITKEDFKRLSQNYEDTIEKIKNKSNKISEISSSIKNYRRKQSDLQNLESTQKNTINGLKRDKEIYSKKLAKLQAQQDELRKTLEQLAIMQKQEDEAARAAREKQERAASKGGKKGEKSQPMSGGYQTSSVKKYSGAKTIAPLDSYTVKQKFGNYVDPIYNIKIFNESVTLRSTTPDAKVKSVLNGKVVFAKATPMLENVVIIENENGIHTIYAHLSQIAPTVKVGSVVQKGYVIGRVRNDLTFEVTQRNYHIDPLEMISK, encoded by the coding sequence ATGAGAAAAGGAATTTTTATATTTTTGCTAGCTTTTAGCTTAGCTTTTGCGTCAAATACCAAAGAGAAGATCAAAGACTCCAAAAACTCGCTAAGATCGAGTCAGGCGATGAGTGAGCAGCTTAGTAAAAAGCTAGATGATTTGGCTGGTGATATCGTAAATGGCGAGAAAAAACTTCGCGGTATAAGTGGCGATATCACAAATTTAAAGGGTCAAATTTCAGTCCTTGAGACAAATGCTTCAAAAGCACTTATTGAACTTGATGATTTAACGAAACAAAACAAAGAGCTAGAACGCACACAAAAAGAGCTAGAGCAAAATATGATAAGGATCATCGCAGAAGATTTGTCGTTTGATCTTTTGATGTCTGCAACTGAGGGCAAGCAAAGCGAGGAGAGCATCATCTCATCTCAAATTTTAACCAAGCTAAATGCCATCACAAAAGAGGATTTTAAAAGACTTAGCCAGAACTATGAAGATACGATTGAGAAGATAAAAAATAAATCAAACAAAATAAGCGAGATAAGCTCAAGCATCAAAAACTATAGACGCAAGCAAAGTGACTTGCAAAATTTAGAAAGTACGCAAAAAAATACTATAAACGGACTAAAGCGTGATAAAGAAATTTACAGCAAAAAGCTAGCCAAGCTTCAAGCCCAACAAGATGAGTTAAGAAAGACGCTAGAGCAGCTCGCTATCATGCAAAAACAAGAGGACGAAGCAGCTAGAGCTGCCAGAGAAAAGCAAGAAAGAGCAGCTAGCAAAGGTGGCAAAAAGGGCGAAAAAAGCCAGCCAATGAGTGGAGGCTATCAAACAAGTTCAGTCAAAAAATATTCAGGTGCAAAGACAATCGCTCCTCTTGATAGCTACACTGTAAAGCAAAAATTTGGTAACTACGTAGATCCAATATATAACATCAAAATTTTTAACGAGTCAGTCACACTTCGCTCAACCACGCCAGATGCCAAGGTCAAAAGCGTGCTAAATGGCAAAGTGGTATTTGCAAAAGCAACTCCAATGCTTGAAAATGTAGTCATTATAGAAAACGAAAATGGCATCCACACGATCTACGCTCACCTAAGTCAGATCGCACCGACGGTTAAGGTAGGCTCAGTCGTGCAAAAAGGCTACGTTATAGGCCGAGTTAGAAACGATCTAACCTTTGAAGTGACGCAAAGAAACTACCACATCGATCCACTTGAGATGATCTCAAAATAG
- the pyrH gene encoding UMP kinase: protein MSKRKRVLVKFSGEALAGENGFGIDTAVLKFIANEIKELVENGIEVGIVIGGGNIIRGVSAAKDGIIKRTSGDHMGMLATVINSIAMREALERSGLEVRVQSAIKMEAICETFIVGRAQRHLEKGRVVIFAAGTGNPFFTTDTAATLRAIEIGSDMIIKATKVDGVYDKDPKKFKDAKLLKSLNYEKAMSDDIKVMDDTAIALAKDNSLPILVCNMFKAGNLLKIINEEEAALYSVVK from the coding sequence ATGAGTAAAAGAAAACGCGTATTGGTTAAATTTTCAGGCGAAGCTTTAGCGGGAGAGAATGGTTTTGGCATAGATACGGCGGTACTTAAATTTATAGCAAATGAGATAAAAGAGCTTGTCGAAAATGGTATCGAGGTTGGCATCGTAATAGGTGGTGGTAATATTATACGTGGTGTGAGTGCCGCAAAAGATGGCATCATCAAACGAACGAGCGGCGATCACATGGGCATGCTAGCAACTGTTATCAACTCAATCGCGATGCGTGAAGCTTTAGAGCGAAGTGGGCTAGAGGTGAGAGTGCAAAGTGCAATCAAAATGGAAGCGATCTGTGAGACTTTCATTGTTGGACGTGCGCAGCGCCATTTGGAAAAAGGCAGAGTCGTTATATTTGCTGCAGGTACTGGCAATCCATTCTTTACAACTGATACAGCAGCCACATTAAGAGCTATTGAAATTGGCTCAGATATGATCATAAAAGCTACAAAGGTTGATGGCGTTTATGATAAAGACCCTAAAAAATTCAAAGATGCAAAACTTTTAAAATCACTAAACTACGAAAAGGCAATGAGCGATGATATAAAGGTTATGGATGATACTGCCATAGCTTTAGCAAAAGATAACTCACTGCCGATTTTGGTTTGTAATATGTTTAAGGCTGGAAATTTATTAAAAATAATAAATGAAGAAGAAGCGGCCTTATACTCAGTAGTAAAATAA
- a CDS encoding DNA-directed RNA polymerase subunit omega, whose translation MRTEQITARALKQVGDDRYKLSLIVAKRAEALANGAVVLVEADTSKMKFADIALLEVAEGKIGLEAIVEGK comes from the coding sequence ATGAGAACAGAACAAATAACAGCAAGAGCGTTAAAGCAAGTTGGTGATGATAGATATAAACTTTCACTTATCGTAGCAAAGCGTGCAGAAGCACTAGCAAATGGAGCAGTAGTGCTTGTAGAAGCCGATACTTCAAAGATGAAATTTGCTGACATTGCGCTACTTGAAGTAGCTGAGGGCAAAATAGGCTTAGAGGCAATAGTTGAAGGAAAATAG
- a CDS encoding cell division ATP-binding protein FtsE produces MQEIISARNLSLAYERDEIVINSVNLDIYANDFVFITGKSGSGKSTLLKSFYGEISPLAGELNVCMTQMDDIDDKRLCELRQRVGIIFQNYRLINEWNVERNVMLPLIIKGINQNVSKKQVAKLLKHVNMLHKADKYPRELSGGEQQRVAMARALAHNPNLLLCDEPTGNLDEYSSDVIWSLLKSAREFLGTSVVVVTHHIPSTLRIPYRHFVIENGGVHEIA; encoded by the coding sequence ATGCAAGAGATAATTAGTGCAAGGAATTTGAGCCTAGCTTATGAACGCGATGAAATCGTAATTAATAGCGTTAATTTAGATATTTACGCAAATGATTTTGTCTTTATCACAGGCAAGAGCGGAAGTGGAAAAAGCACGCTTTTAAAGTCATTTTATGGAGAAATTTCACCTCTTGCTGGAGAGCTAAATGTCTGCATGACGCAAATGGACGACATCGATGATAAAAGGCTTTGTGAGCTTAGGCAGCGAGTTGGCATTATATTTCAAAATTATCGCTTGATAAATGAATGGAATGTGGAAAGAAACGTTATGTTGCCCCTCATCATCAAAGGCATCAATCAAAATGTGAGTAAAAAGCAAGTGGCTAAACTTTTAAAACATGTAAATATGCTTCATAAAGCCGATAAATACCCTCGTGAACTAAGTGGTGGTGAGCAGCAAAGAGTTGCCATGGCAAGGGCTCTCGCACACAATCCAAATTTGCTATTATGTGACGAGCCAACGGGAAATTTAGACGAATACTCAAGCGATGTCATCTGGTCACTTCTAAAATCAGCTAGGGAATTTTTAGGCACGAGCGTGGTTGTGGTGACGCATCATATCCCATCAACGCTTCGTATCCCATACCGACACTTCGTCATAGAAAATGGAGGCGTGCATGAGATCGCTTAA
- the trmB gene encoding tRNA (guanosine(46)-N7)-methyltransferase TrmB: protein MPNFIASSLKELSFPFGNDKVKFLWQANGRNERLIYTKNEEESFFLVVKPSKNGIVVKGEKLTKPAKVGLLQEALELFKEQNCNDVISQAFAVKKTNLTKKVSEILSLEEFVPAFCELKDKFKEIFIEIGFGSGRHLLYQAKNNPNALVIGIEVYKPSIEQVAKLAKANAIENVRLINTDARLLLSLVGSNLVDRVFLHFPVPWDKAEHRRVVSSAFALECERILKVGGKFELRTDSKEYCDFSLSKFLEPTSSKLEVFKNRNLEVTSKYEDRWRRQDKDIYDVIYTCEIESSESVLAGDFSFKEKTSVKNIIKNFKNFIIKKEDYFLHFEEIYTINEGEILLKVAFGAFNKPEQCFIKISDEKSEYFIRKPILIRENLAAHELLKEYLADARDN from the coding sequence AAGGTCAAATTTCTTTGGCAGGCAAATGGCCGAAACGAGAGGCTCATCTACACAAAAAATGAAGAAGAGAGCTTTTTTCTAGTCGTAAAGCCCAGTAAAAATGGCATCGTCGTAAAGGGAGAAAAGCTTACAAAGCCAGCTAAAGTTGGTCTTTTGCAAGAGGCACTGGAGCTTTTTAAAGAGCAAAATTGCAATGACGTAATCAGTCAAGCGTTTGCCGTAAAAAAGACAAATTTGACTAAAAAAGTGAGTGAAATTTTAAGCCTTGAAGAGTTTGTGCCAGCGTTTTGCGAGCTAAAAGATAAATTTAAAGAGATTTTCATCGAGATCGGCTTTGGTTCTGGCAGGCACTTGCTTTATCAAGCCAAAAACAATCCAAATGCCCTAGTTATCGGCATAGAAGTCTATAAGCCAAGCATCGAGCAAGTAGCAAAGCTAGCCAAGGCAAATGCCATAGAAAACGTGCGGCTGATAAATACCGACGCCAGACTCTTACTCTCTCTCGTTGGCTCAAATTTAGTTGATAGAGTCTTTTTACACTTTCCAGTGCCGTGGGATAAAGCAGAGCATAGACGCGTAGTCTCATCGGCGTTTGCGCTTGAGTGCGAGAGGATACTAAAAGTAGGCGGTAAATTTGAGCTACGGACTGATAGCAAGGAGTATTGCGATTTTAGCTTGAGTAAATTTTTAGAGCCTACAAGCTCAAAATTAGAAGTTTTCAAAAATAGAAATTTAGAAGTAACTAGTAAGTACGAAGACCGCTGGAGACGCCAAGATAAGGATATTTATGATGTCATTTATACTTGTGAGATTGAAAGTAGCGAGAGTGTTTTAGCTGGAGATTTTAGCTTTAAAGAAAAGACAAGCGTAAAAAATATCATTAAAAATTTCAAAAATTTCATCATCAAAAAAGAGGATTATTTTTTACATTTTGAAGAAATTTACACCATAAATGAGGGTGAAATTTTGCTAAAAGTTGCTTTTGGAGCATTTAATAAACCTGAGCAATGTTTTATCAAAATAAGCGATGAAAAAAGCGAATATTTTATAAGAAAACCGATCTTAATTCGTGAGAATTTAGCAGCGCACGAGCTTTTGAAGGAGTATTTGGCTGATGCAAGAGATAATTAG